The following coding sequences lie in one Mucilaginibacter sp. KACC 22773 genomic window:
- a CDS encoding DUF6443 domain-containing protein, protein MAIFHITIKSKLRLVLLALGLLLPAIGAKAQTYVNTPMTGTPTAGSYYSNTSITLNPVFSFAAGSGSSLSLYIVNPDCVPQTTALSANKNYILTSVPRIGGITTVAGLANRSTCELMQTVQYFDGLGRQLQNIQIKGSPLDKDVVQPFAYDIFGREVNKYLPYAATTTDGGYKTDALTAGAGVLSFYYPTGSTAASGAQQSNGIVYNPKPFAVTNFEPSPLNRATEQGAPGSDWQPVAGNTTGHTKKITYTFNNYLPLSDTANSMLVLLYTATVNTDHSRTLFNNNGATYLANQLSVTVLKDENWKSGRGGTTEEYKDNAGHVVLKRTFNYKGGVLQFLSTYYVYDDFGQLAFVLPPMSNADNVSPVQTTLDNLCYQYNYDEQNRLIQKKLPGKGWEYVVYNKLDQPVLTQNAMQRLTNQWTVTKYDALGRVVMTGLWNAGAVIAQSTLQASIYAAVQWDTRDKTDVNIGYVISNDPAISSYPAINSFLSINYYDDYSFSNITGLPAVFNTMPSGASSQTTGLLTGSKVNILGTANMLWAVSYYDDLGRNIQTYKQHYLGGGTPNVNNYDVITNGYDFTNAVANTTRKHYNTTNTANPVLTIANTYYYDHMGRKTQTKEQVNGGTEVLLSQADYNEIGQLKTKHLHSTNSGASFLQNTSYAYNERGWLSKINDPNVAPAADKLFSMALNYNTPVPANNGSPQYNGNIAEQLYNKGSLGQKFVTYNYDQLNRLTAGNSAEAFSENNITYDANGNIQGITRYGPNSGTLSYVYSGNQLQGVTSNNNSVTRNYGYDVNGNATSDGQGNTINYNLLNLPATIPGKSLTYTYDASGQKLRKVSGTTVTEYISGIQYTGTTIDFVQTEEGRVLNPTTSPNYEYTLTDHLGNNRVTFDQKNGKVGEDDYYPFGLNVHRQQNAGNKYLYNNKEMQDELNVYDYGARFYDPAIARWTNLDPLAEKSRRWSPYNYVENNPIRNTDPDGMDTNLGSVGGGNEYYTGALAEEYIRSHQGWHDVSSHIEETVQNGMGQADAQYSGGDGSHGSTFSDKHKGYINEKPIWYMPWIMESEYVQGSEFTNLSSIDMSDRETTKSPWTIDLNTTKMVQADIGLIIGKITKAGGSGFGGYGKYQKSGSFAFDALGIAAGLYLFDLVYRYQDVTISVSAERWYGKVQFNGITGRLKAVQYYGSEKVRVSIFTMRVEQIYDTVSQKVWSENKVIFPVTIPTASQLPKFNYGEFQK, encoded by the coding sequence ATGGCCATTTTCCATATCACTATAAAATCAAAGCTAAGGCTGGTACTTTTAGCTTTAGGCCTTTTGCTGCCTGCTATAGGCGCAAAAGCCCAAACCTATGTAAACACTCCCATGACGGGTACACCAACAGCTGGTTCCTATTACAGCAATACCAGTATTACGCTTAATCCTGTTTTTAGCTTTGCAGCCGGCAGCGGAAGCAGCCTTAGCTTATATATCGTTAACCCCGATTGCGTACCGCAAACCACGGCTTTAAGCGCCAATAAAAATTATATACTAACCTCCGTACCGCGCATTGGCGGCATTACCACGGTTGCCGGTTTAGCTAACCGGAGTACCTGCGAGCTGATGCAAACAGTTCAATACTTTGACGGGTTGGGCCGTCAGCTGCAAAACATCCAGATTAAAGGTTCTCCTTTAGACAAAGATGTTGTGCAGCCTTTTGCATATGACATTTTTGGCCGGGAAGTAAACAAATACCTGCCCTACGCGGCAACTACAACTGATGGCGGCTACAAAACAGATGCCCTTACTGCGGGTGCCGGGGTATTGAGTTTTTATTACCCTACGGGTAGTACTGCAGCTTCGGGCGCCCAGCAAAGCAACGGCATAGTTTATAACCCCAAACCTTTTGCAGTAACCAACTTTGAACCATCGCCATTGAACCGGGCAACAGAACAGGGTGCTCCGGGTAGCGACTGGCAACCGGTAGCCGGTAATACTACCGGGCATACCAAAAAAATAACCTATACGTTCAACAATTATCTTCCCTTAAGTGATACGGCTAACAGTATGCTGGTACTACTCTATACAGCAACCGTTAACACTGATCATAGCCGCACACTGTTCAATAATAATGGTGCTACTTATTTGGCCAATCAGTTGTCTGTAACTGTTTTAAAGGATGAAAACTGGAAAAGCGGCCGGGGCGGCACTACAGAAGAATATAAAGACAATGCGGGGCATGTTGTGCTGAAACGAACCTTTAATTACAAGGGGGGTGTATTGCAGTTTTTATCTACTTATTATGTTTATGATGATTTTGGACAGCTTGCCTTTGTACTGCCGCCTATGAGCAATGCCGATAATGTATCGCCTGTACAAACTACGCTTGATAACCTTTGCTACCAGTACAATTACGACGAGCAAAACCGGTTAATTCAAAAAAAACTGCCTGGCAAGGGCTGGGAATACGTTGTATATAACAAACTGGACCAGCCGGTACTCACCCAGAATGCTATGCAGCGGTTAACCAACCAATGGACAGTAACCAAGTATGACGCTTTAGGCAGGGTAGTAATGACCGGATTGTGGAATGCAGGCGCAGTTATAGCGCAATCTACTTTGCAGGCCAGTATTTATGCTGCCGTTCAATGGGACACCCGCGATAAAACTGATGTTAATATAGGATATGTCATCAGCAATGATCCGGCCATCAGCAGCTATCCCGCCATTAACAGTTTCCTGAGCATAAATTATTATGATGATTACAGTTTTAGTAATATCACCGGGCTGCCCGCGGTGTTTAATACCATGCCATCGGGGGCCAGCAGCCAAACCACAGGCCTGCTTACCGGCAGTAAAGTAAATATACTGGGCACCGCCAACATGCTTTGGGCTGTAAGCTATTATGATGACCTGGGGCGCAACATCCAAACTTATAAACAACACTACCTGGGCGGCGGCACTCCTAACGTAAACAATTATGATGTGATAACCAATGGTTATGACTTTACTAATGCCGTAGCCAATACTACGCGAAAACATTATAACACTACTAATACCGCGAACCCGGTACTGACCATAGCCAACACATATTACTACGACCATATGGGCCGTAAGACCCAAACCAAAGAACAGGTTAACGGCGGAACGGAGGTATTGTTAAGCCAGGCAGATTATAACGAGATAGGACAATTAAAAACCAAACACCTCCATAGCACTAATAGCGGAGCATCATTTTTGCAAAACACAAGCTATGCTTATAATGAGCGCGGCTGGCTTTCCAAAATTAACGATCCTAATGTGGCCCCTGCCGCGGATAAACTGTTTAGCATGGCGCTTAATTACAACACGCCGGTGCCGGCGAATAACGGGAGCCCGCAGTATAATGGCAACATCGCCGAACAGTTATATAACAAGGGCAGCCTGGGGCAAAAATTTGTTACCTACAATTACGATCAGTTGAACAGGTTAACAGCGGGTAATTCGGCAGAGGCATTTAGCGAAAATAACATTACGTATGATGCGAACGGCAATATACAAGGGATAACCCGTTATGGGCCAAATAGCGGCACACTCAGTTATGTTTATAGCGGCAACCAGTTGCAAGGGGTTACCAGCAATAACAACAGCGTTACCCGGAATTACGGCTATGACGTTAACGGCAATGCAACCAGCGATGGCCAGGGAAATACGATCAACTATAACCTGCTGAATTTGCCTGCTACCATTCCGGGAAAAAGCCTGACCTATACTTACGATGCTTCGGGCCAAAAACTGCGGAAGGTATCGGGCACCACCGTTACGGAATACATAAGCGGCATACAGTACACCGGAACAACAATAGACTTTGTACAAACAGAGGAAGGACGGGTGCTTAACCCGACGACTTCGCCGAACTATGAGTATACATTGACAGATCACCTGGGGAATAACCGGGTAACGTTTGATCAAAAAAATGGTAAGGTTGGCGAAGATGATTATTACCCTTTTGGCTTAAACGTGCACCGCCAGCAAAATGCGGGAAATAAGTATCTTTACAATAACAAAGAGATGCAGGACGAGTTGAATGTATACGATTATGGCGCAAGGTTTTATGACCCGGCAATTGCAAGGTGGACGAATTTGGATCCGCTGGCTGAGAAAAGCAGGAGATGGTCGCCATATAATTATGTCGAGAATAACCCGATCAGGAATACTGATCCGGATGGCATGGATACAAATTTAGGATCAGTGGGTGGTGGCAACGAATATTACACAGGGGCATTAGCTGAAGAATATATTCGCTCGCATCAGGGATGGCATGATGTATCATCGCATATTGAGGAAACCGTGCAAAATGGAATGGGACAAGCTGATGCCCAATATAGTGGAGGTGATGGCAGCCATGGGTCAACATTTTCGGATAAACACAAAGGATACATAAACGAAAAACCTATTTGGTACATGCCTTGGATTATGGAATCTGAATATGTACAGGGATCAGAGTTTACTAATCTTTCTTCTATTGATATGAGTGATAGAGAAACTACTAAATCGCCTTGGACTATAGATCTTAATACCACAAAAATGGTCCAAGCGGATATCGGACTTATTATTGGTAAAATAACCAAGGCAGGAGGTTCTGGTTTTGGTGGGTACGGTAAATACCAAAAAAGTGGTAGCTTTGCATTCGATGCACTTGGTATTGCCGCTGGACTTTACTTATTTGACCTCGTTTATCGATATCAGGATGTCACAATATCAGTATCCGCTGAAAGGTGGTATGGAAAGGTACAGTTTAATGGTATAACTGGTCGATTGAAAGCGGTTCAATATTATGGAAGCGAAAAGGTTAGGGTTTCTATTTTTACGATGAGAGTCGAACAAATTTATGATACAGTAAGCCAAAAAGTGTGGTCCGAAAATAAAGTAATATTTCCTGTTACAATACCGACAGCCAGCCAGTTACCTAAATTTAATTATGGAGAGTTTCAAAAATAA
- a CDS encoding DUF5977 domain-containing protein, protein MFYRLLLVLFFTSFIVGALQAQSDYTRNFSTHSPNAFAFSKIDNIPMNNFTGMANINLPLYEKKMSILSFNMGLTYTGGGGLKKDNEPGIVGKGWLLHAGGVIIRHTRGIPDDYQAGPNSDNGTIPIRYNGVLYNGGVTYKPDGAQRITPSDPTFDYTNGTADSQHDIFEFNIPGKSGKFYIGKDKQIVVVTDSKIKIIPDFTNSTIPEFKLGSFLIIDEAGIKYYFNQVELTKEGTSGITPEGEYYNKEYPSSWLLTKVAAPFTEETITYQYIQRDIWHGASGNGIYVKRSDLPWGDLSGSGGPGAKEVDIQSITFSDQSKINFKYFLDGTSLTAFDPLLKSVEILNPQQEVIKTYALNYKHWSISENHPGRFEYSNARPEDGTRFNDYLNTVDIVGSNNSHQTIYAFDYFLDQNLNEFSVSNGYDYWGYYNGKTNATPYMVATQWGPAADRSPDLNYAKLGIIKRIVYPTGGSEEFEYELNNKRGTSGNVIVAGLRISKRTLHDGISSQNDIVKQYKYVETDGLSSGFLGETPLFTFVASTYYDDGGWPSNPHLANTTTYNFEQPANPLSSIDGSFAGYRRVEEWLQNGSSSNGKIVYEYSDLSYATPWDPNDYYPYRPVDRPNWAVGLPLKTTYFSSAGPMTRQVVNEYNVFQQQKIDDNYRSLYVSMDAKINFTPADVNAPFSGNIFTYRNYYPIVGRAELRATHEYNYTSTGAVTPNEVLTQNTYDANYFMLRTSSQLNSDGNTVKKYFYYPFDYNLGGSLSTLVTNNIINQPVLTESWLTRPEGSYLTQANVTEYQTLNSGVVRPLKIYTARLIRPLLTPISFSGAVLLPADHNFQPVLTCNTYDDKSRLVEFENPGGIKSAIILDKSGNTLAKADNASFSNIAYSGFETDDLGNWTYPLSGISSSSGKSGSKSYSGSITKSGLLSGNYNVSLWAKGSGSVTVNGISTAINSNWSLYKWALTGITGVTINTNGNLVDQVALSPQSAQMITANYYKGVGVESTTDANYKSSYFEYDEFTRLVNVKDQNSNIVKNYTYHYTTPFLSTSQSASFLKNDCPMGNYVSGPAVTYTVPAGKYTSLISQADADAQVVSDMYANGQSAYSYGQAYANTNGTCVVKYFNSALSVLFTRNNCTAGATPGQVYYVVPAQAYSSLISQADADNQAQNDVNANGQNYANANCVCADPITVTFSNSTSDSIGINFSTGINFSAGTGYNRSYVCPPGSSSLVLPAGTYNVSLSTINSSTTHNFYVGGRTAVVGSNANFTNVNISNGTGAERNVGIY, encoded by the coding sequence ATGTTTTACCGTTTATTGCTGGTATTATTCTTCACCTCTTTTATAGTGGGAGCCCTCCAGGCTCAATCTGATTATACCCGGAATTTTAGTACCCACTCCCCTAACGCGTTTGCATTTAGTAAGATCGACAATATCCCGATGAATAATTTTACGGGTATGGCAAACATTAATTTGCCGCTGTACGAAAAGAAAATGTCTATTTTAAGCTTTAATATGGGGCTTACTTATACGGGCGGCGGTGGGCTAAAAAAAGACAATGAACCCGGCATTGTAGGCAAAGGTTGGTTGCTTCATGCAGGTGGAGTTATTATCAGGCATACCAGGGGAATTCCTGATGATTACCAGGCAGGCCCAAATTCAGATAATGGAACCATCCCTATTAGGTATAACGGCGTTTTATATAACGGCGGGGTAACTTATAAACCCGACGGGGCTCAAAGGATAACACCCAGTGATCCGACATTTGATTATACAAACGGAACCGCCGACTCGCAACACGATATTTTTGAGTTTAATATCCCGGGAAAATCGGGTAAGTTTTATATCGGGAAAGACAAGCAGATTGTAGTAGTTACTGATAGTAAAATAAAGATCATACCAGACTTTACAAACAGCACAATTCCCGAATTTAAATTGGGTTCATTTTTGATAATTGATGAAGCTGGTATTAAATATTATTTTAACCAGGTTGAATTAACAAAGGAAGGGACCTCCGGCATAACTCCCGAGGGCGAGTACTACAATAAAGAGTACCCCTCATCCTGGTTACTAACTAAAGTAGCAGCCCCCTTTACCGAAGAAACCATAACCTATCAATATATACAACGGGATATATGGCATGGTGCATCTGGAAATGGCATATATGTTAAAAGATCCGATTTACCCTGGGGGGATCTATCGGGTTCCGGGGGCCCCGGGGCAAAAGAAGTTGATATTCAAAGCATCACTTTTTCGGACCAAAGCAAAATAAACTTTAAATATTTTTTAGATGGCACCAGTCTGACAGCCTTTGATCCATTATTAAAGTCGGTCGAAATTCTTAACCCCCAACAGGAAGTAATTAAAACTTACGCTTTAAATTACAAGCATTGGAGTATTAGTGAGAATCATCCAGGGCGTTTTGAATATAGCAATGCAAGGCCCGAGGATGGTACAAGATTTAACGATTATTTAAATACGGTTGATATAGTCGGCAGTAATAATAGTCATCAAACAATATATGCTTTTGATTATTTTTTAGATCAAAACTTAAATGAATTCTCCGTATCTAACGGTTATGATTATTGGGGCTATTATAATGGTAAAACAAATGCTACCCCTTATATGGTAGCAACCCAATGGGGACCTGCTGCAGACAGAAGTCCGGATTTGAATTATGCAAAATTAGGGATAATAAAAAGAATTGTTTACCCAACAGGAGGGTCAGAAGAGTTTGAATACGAACTTAACAATAAACGCGGAACAAGCGGAAATGTTATCGTTGCCGGATTACGCATAAGTAAACGTACCCTGCATGACGGAATAAGCTCACAAAATGATATTGTAAAACAATATAAGTATGTGGAGACAGATGGGCTTTCTTCCGGTTTTTTAGGAGAAACGCCACTGTTTACCTTTGTAGCATCCACATATTATGACGATGGCGGATGGCCTTCCAACCCACATTTGGCAAATACCACTACCTATAATTTTGAACAGCCAGCAAACCCTCTGTCCAGTATAGATGGAAGTTTTGCTGGATATCGTCGGGTTGAAGAATGGCTTCAAAACGGCAGCTCCAGTAATGGCAAGATTGTTTATGAATATTCGGACTTAAGTTACGCTACCCCCTGGGATCCTAATGACTATTATCCCTACCGCCCGGTAGACAGGCCTAATTGGGCCGTTGGCTTGCCATTAAAAACAACTTATTTTTCTTCGGCTGGGCCCATGACCAGGCAGGTTGTAAATGAGTATAACGTATTTCAACAACAAAAAATTGACGATAATTACAGATCGCTGTATGTATCAATGGATGCTAAAATCAACTTTACACCGGCTGATGTAAATGCCCCATTTTCAGGTAACATATTTACTTATCGCAATTACTATCCGATAGTTGGGCGCGCGGAACTGAGGGCTACTCATGAATATAATTACACATCAACCGGTGCAGTTACGCCAAATGAAGTGCTTACGCAAAACACCTATGATGCCAATTATTTTATGCTTCGTACATCGTCGCAGTTAAATTCAGATGGCAATACGGTAAAAAAATATTTTTATTATCCTTTTGATTATAATCTGGGCGGCTCATTATCTACACTTGTCACCAACAACATAATTAATCAACCGGTGTTAACAGAATCTTGGCTAACCAGACCTGAAGGTAGTTACCTGACACAAGCTAATGTAACAGAGTACCAAACGCTAAACAGCGGTGTTGTCAGGCCTCTTAAAATTTACACCGCGCGGTTAATACGACCCTTATTAACACCGATTTCATTCTCGGGCGCTGTTTTATTGCCAGCAGATCATAATTTTCAACCTGTTTTAACTTGTAATACTTATGATGACAAGAGCCGTCTGGTCGAATTTGAAAACCCGGGAGGTATTAAATCAGCCATTATTTTAGATAAATCGGGAAATACCTTGGCTAAAGCTGATAACGCATCATTCAGTAACATTGCCTACTCTGGGTTTGAAACGGACGATTTAGGTAACTGGACTTACCCGTTAAGCGGTATTTCATCATCTTCAGGTAAATCGGGCTCAAAAAGCTATAGCGGCTCTATCACCAAAAGCGGTTTATTGTCCGGTAACTATAATGTAAGCTTATGGGCAAAAGGAAGCGGTTCTGTAACGGTAAATGGCATAAGCACTGCTATTAATAGTAATTGGAGCCTATACAAATGGGCCCTAACCGGAATTACTGGCGTAACCATTAACACCAATGGTAATTTAGTTGACCAGGTGGCGTTAAGTCCGCAAAGCGCACAAATGATAACCGCTAATTATTACAAAGGGGTTGGAGTTGAGAGTACAACAGATGCCAATTATAAAAGCAGCTATTTTGAATACGACGAATTTACACGACTTGTAAACGTTAAAGATCAGAATAGTAATATCGTTAAAAACTATACCTATCATTATACCACGCCTTTTTTAAGTACTTCGCAGTCTGCAAGCTTTTTAAAGAATGATTGCCCCATGGGAAATTATGTATCCGGCCCTGCGGTAACCTATACAGTTCCTGCCGGCAAGTACACGTCTTTAATATCCCAGGCAGATGCCGATGCACAGGTTGTGAGTGATATGTACGCCAACGGACAGTCGGCGTATTCATATGGCCAGGCATATGCCAATACGAACGGAACTTGCGTCGTGAAATATTTCAATTCGGCTTTATCCGTACTTTTTACAAGGAATAACTGTACTGCCGGCGCAACACCGGGACAAGTATATTATGTTGTGCCGGCCCAAGCTTATAGTTCACTTATTTCGCAAGCCGATGCTGACAACCAGGCTCAAAACGATGTTAATGCCAACGGGCAAAATTATGCCAATGCCAATTGCGTATGCGCCGATCCGATAACGGTTACATTTAGTAATTCAACATCAGATTCTATTGGAATAAATTTTTCGACAGGAATAAATTTTTCTGCTGGTACCGGGTATAACAGGAGTTATGTATGCCCTCCGGGTTCTTCTTCATTGGTATTACCTGCCGGAACTTATAATGTATCGCTTTCTACCATTAATTCAAGTACTACCCATAATTTTTATGTGGGTGGAAGAACAGCCGTTGTTGGCAGCAACGCCAATTTTACAAATGTAAATATTAGCAACGGCACCGGGGCTGAAAGAAATGTCGGGATATATTAA
- a CDS encoding efflux RND transporter periplasmic adaptor subunit yields MNSNQFLKYSFLMLLVLSLFAACKQKPPIQVAKTAVRPNAYYTCSMHPQVHEEHPGNCPICGMKLIKVELTAAANAAHVSISLTATQQQLAAIQTDTIGTKNTAGAKMLTGTVTTDETAAQEFSARIAGRVQQLFVRAIGEQVTTGQPVYSLYSEDLQEAEKEYLLARQQQKMLHNPDVDYKQLIASAESRLRLRGLSQTQINNLAASGKAAATTTILSNVSGTVSEIAVHEGDYVTEGMTVLKTQSLNNLWVEAQLYAGEGGSYKVNDQVTLSFPDLDGQTIDGKIAFINPEISDASKVNLVRISVPNPNGLIRPGMLAYVSAATGNHQSLAVPASAVLTDGKGSKVWIKNANGSFSPRKVTVGPGNRQYVPILSGLNNGDVVITNGAYLLNSEAVFKNL; encoded by the coding sequence ATGAACAGTAACCAGTTTTTAAAATATTCATTTTTGATGCTGCTGGTGCTTAGCCTGTTTGCCGCCTGTAAGCAAAAGCCACCGATACAGGTTGCCAAAACAGCGGTACGGCCCAATGCTTACTACACCTGTTCTATGCATCCGCAGGTGCATGAGGAGCATCCCGGTAATTGCCCCATTTGCGGCATGAAGCTGATTAAGGTTGAGCTTACCGCCGCCGCCAATGCCGCTCATGTAAGCATCAGTCTAACCGCCACGCAGCAGCAGTTAGCCGCCATACAAACAGATACCATCGGCACAAAAAATACCGCTGGCGCAAAAATGCTTACAGGTACGGTAACTACCGACGAAACCGCCGCCCAGGAATTTAGCGCCAGGATTGCCGGACGGGTGCAGCAACTTTTTGTACGTGCCATTGGCGAGCAGGTAACCACGGGCCAGCCGGTTTATTCGCTTTATAGCGAGGATTTGCAGGAGGCCGAAAAAGAATACCTGCTGGCCCGGCAGCAACAAAAAATGCTGCACAACCCCGATGTTGATTATAAACAACTGATTGCCTCGGCCGAAAGCAGACTGCGGTTACGGGGGCTGTCGCAAACACAGATCAATAATTTGGCTGCTTCGGGCAAAGCCGCGGCCACAACAACCATACTGAGCAATGTAAGTGGAACCGTAAGCGAGATAGCGGTACACGAAGGCGATTATGTTACGGAAGGCATGACCGTTTTAAAAACCCAGTCGCTGAATAATTTGTGGGTGGAGGCCCAGTTGTATGCCGGTGAAGGCGGCAGCTATAAAGTAAACGACCAGGTAACCCTATCGTTCCCCGACCTGGACGGGCAAACCATCGACGGCAAAATAGCATTTATCAACCCCGAAATATCAGATGCCTCCAAAGTAAACCTGGTACGCATCAGTGTGCCAAACCCCAATGGCTTAATAAGGCCGGGCATGCTGGCTTACGTAAGCGCGGCTACAGGCAACCATCAATCGCTGGCAGTACCCGCATCGGCCGTTTTAACCGATGGCAAGGGCAGCAAAGTATGGATAAAAAATGCCAACGGCAGTTTTTCGCCCAGGAAGGTTACCGTAGGCCCCGGCAACCGGCAATACGTACCGATACTTTCCGGCCTAAACAATGGCGACGTGGTAATAACAAACGGTGCTTATTTATTGAACAGTGAAGCGGTGTTTAAGAATCTTTAA
- a CDS encoding HlyD family efflux transporter periplasmic adaptor subunit codes for MKALNKIFAVSLVVAYTLLSACSNPKPAPATQTQAKNDVKYTCPMHPQIMEDHPGSCPICGMTLVKKTGQASEGSGISLGTVLQPVNSSVVSSATAIKPVQKSIATEIYGDGYLDFDTRTFNNIASRFSGRIEKLYIKYAFQEIHAGERIFDIYSPDMVTAQQDLVYLTHNPQPEPELLNAARQKLLLLGMTMAQVNQVAKTGKAFYSLPVYSPYNGHVHDTQHSQMAGAPATETPVNFAANQPLTIKEGMYVTKGQTLFNVVNPHSLWAIVKIDRSSVSALKLNQPVQLRLPDIPDKIINGKVNFIEPTQQQGDKTTSIRVYVDNMDHSLKVNSLVKAKIQTGRAEGLWIPREALVSLGQTQVVWLKKGAAYRVSQVSTGLVNGNYIQVTQGLALTDSLASNAQYLTDSESFIKIQGHEQ; via the coding sequence ATGAAAGCACTAAATAAAATCTTTGCAGTATCGTTGGTGGTTGCATATACGCTGTTGAGCGCCTGCAGCAACCCAAAGCCAGCCCCCGCTACACAAACCCAGGCCAAAAACGATGTGAAATATACCTGCCCCATGCACCCCCAAATTATGGAGGACCATCCCGGCAGTTGCCCCATTTGCGGCATGACCCTGGTGAAAAAAACAGGCCAGGCCAGCGAGGGATCGGGTATCAGCCTGGGTACGGTTTTACAGCCGGTTAACAGCAGCGTTGTTTCGTCGGCAACTGCTATTAAGCCGGTTCAAAAATCAATCGCTACCGAAATTTATGGCGATGGCTACCTTGATTTTGATACCCGCACATTTAATAATATAGCATCCCGGTTTTCGGGCCGGATAGAAAAACTGTATATCAAATATGCTTTCCAGGAAATACATGCCGGGGAGCGCATTTTTGATATTTACAGCCCCGATATGGTTACCGCCCAGCAGGACCTGGTATACCTTACCCACAACCCGCAACCCGAGCCCGAACTGCTCAACGCGGCCCGCCAAAAACTACTGCTGTTGGGCATGACCATGGCGCAGGTAAACCAGGTAGCTAAAACCGGTAAAGCTTTCTACAGCCTACCAGTGTACAGTCCTTATAACGGCCACGTACATGATACGCAGCACAGCCAGATGGCAGGAGCACCCGCCACGGAAACGCCTGTTAATTTTGCGGCTAATCAACCATTAACTATCAAAGAGGGCATGTATGTAACCAAAGGCCAAACCTTGTTTAATGTTGTTAACCCGCACAGCCTGTGGGCTATAGTTAAAATAGACCGGTCATCAGTCTCGGCTTTAAAATTAAACCAGCCGGTTCAATTGCGGCTGCCCGATATACCCGATAAAATCATCAACGGTAAAGTGAATTTTATTGAGCCAACCCAGCAGCAAGGAGATAAAACCACCAGTATCCGGGTTTATGTGGATAATATGGATCATAGCCTTAAAGTAAACAGCCTGGTAAAAGCAAAAATACAAACCGGCCGGGCCGAGGGTTTATGGATACCCAGGGAGGCACTTGTCAGCCTTGGGCAAACACAGGTGGTATGGCTAAAAAAGGGCGCGGCTTACCGTGTCAGCCAGGTTAGTACTGGTCTGGTAAATGGCAATTATATCCAGGTTACCCAGGGCCTGGCCCTTACCGATAGCCTGGCCTCCAACGCGCAATATTTAACCGATAGCGAAAGTTTTATTAAAATACAAGGCCATGAACAGTAA